Within Gilvibacter sp. SZ-19, the genomic segment ACCAACAATTATTAAGTACGGAATCAGATCGCTAATTGCCGGTTTGATCCTTTTTGGAATCAGCCTATTACTTTCCCTACAGTTCGAAATAGGCAACAGTCAAATTCTAGGGTACGCCGGAATCATTATAGCACTCTCTATGGTCTATTTTGGAATCAAAGCCTATCGCGACCGTGTCAATGATGGTAGTGTAAGCTTTGGAAACGCAGTCTTGGTAGGCCTGGGTATAAGTGCTATGGGATCTTTCGGTATAGCTGTCGCAGATATGATCTATACCGGTATCATTGATCCGGATTGGGCTACAAACTACGCCAAGGAAATGCAAGCCCAAGGCGTGGAAGCCGAAGTCTGGAGCACTCCAATGCTCGGTGTTCTGATGTTCTTTATTGCCATGTTTGTAGGAGCGATCATTACCCTGATCTCTGCATTAATTTTAAAACGAAAAGCTTAAAATGGAAAAACGAGTAACTGGCCTAGGTGGATTCTTCTTTAAGACCAAAGATCCACAAGCTGTTAAACAATGGTATCGCGAACACCTAGGTTTAAACACCGACGACTACGGCTGTACCTTTTGGTGGAAAGACAAAGAGGGTAATGATTGCAGCACGCAGTGGAGTCCTTTTAAAGAAGACACCCAATATTTTAAACCCAGTGAAAAACAGTTTATGATGAATTTCCGTGTTGCGGATCTGGAAAATCTTTTAAAGACCCTAAAAGAAGAAGGCGTTACTGTAGTGGGTGAAATGGAAACTTACGATTACGGCAAGTTTGGCTGGATCTTAGACAATGAAGGAAACAAGATTGAACTTTGGGAACCTATAGATAGTGCTTTTCTTTAAAATTGCTAATTTTAGATAAAGCAACCACTATTATGAGCGAATCAGAAAACAAAAAGTCAGACGACATCTTTGACGGTTTCGAAAATGCCGCAGAAAAGGCGAAAGAGGCTGCCTCTAAAGCAGGCGATGCCGCAGAAGAAGCTGCGAAGAACATAAAAGAAAGCTGGAACGAATTACAAGAGTCCAAAAGCAACAAGCGTGTCTTAGCTGGTATACTTGCCCTTGTATTTGGCGGTATAGGGCTGCATAAATTTGTACTCGGATACAACAAAGAAGGACTCATGCTACTTATAGGAACCTTAGTGCTGGGAGTAATTTCTTTTGGTCTGTTGACTTGGGCCATATGGGTAATCACTGTAGTCGAGGGTATTATCTACCTCACCAAATCCGACGCAGAATTCTATCACACCTATCAGGAAAACA encodes:
- a CDS encoding DUF4199 domain-containing protein yields the protein MKPTIIKYGIRSLIAGLILFGISLLLSLQFEIGNSQILGYAGIIIALSMVYFGIKAYRDRVNDGSVSFGNAVLVGLGISAMGSFGIAVADMIYTGIIDPDWATNYAKEMQAQGVEAEVWSTPMLGVLMFFIAMFVGAIITLISALILKRKA
- a CDS encoding VOC family protein, which translates into the protein MEKRVTGLGGFFFKTKDPQAVKQWYREHLGLNTDDYGCTFWWKDKEGNDCSTQWSPFKEDTQYFKPSEKQFMMNFRVADLENLLKTLKEEGVTVVGEMETYDYGKFGWILDNEGNKIELWEPIDSAFL
- a CDS encoding TM2 domain-containing protein, whose amino-acid sequence is MSESENKKSDDIFDGFENAAEKAKEAASKAGDAAEEAAKNIKESWNELQESKSNKRVLAGILALVFGGIGLHKFVLGYNKEGLMLLIGTLVLGVISFGLLTWAIWVITVVEGIIYLTKSDAEFYHTYQENKRPWF